A region from the Paenarthrobacter aurescens genome encodes:
- a CDS encoding APC family permease: MSTAPKTVQSKETSLSEKGLKAGSVGLIGAVVIGVSCIAPAYTLTAALGPTVSEVGVHLPAIFLVGFIPMLLVALGYRELNNAMPDAGTSFTWATRAFGPWIGWMGGWGLIAATIIVLSNLAAVAVDFFYLMLAQIFSNPALGELSKILPLNIATTLVFIALACWISYRGMETTKGVQYVLVAFQLLVLGWFAVSAFAHVANGTAFDATAISPDWFNPFAVDSFSQFAAGVSLSIFIYWGWDVTLTMNEETKNPEKTPGRAATITVLVIVIIYMTVALATLSFAGVGETGLGAGNPENQSSIFAVLAGPVMGPFAILMSLAILSSSAASLQSTFVSPARTMLAMGHYRAISPKFGKISPTYKSPSFATIAAAIAAAGFYVITRTVSENALWDTITALGMMICFYYGITALACVWFFRASAFSSVRAFFFKFLAPLLGGVILLVMFVKTAMDSMDPEYGSGSSVGGVGLVFVLGMGVILLGVVVMLVMYRLRPEFFKGKVL; this comes from the coding sequence ATGTCAACTGCACCAAAGACGGTCCAGTCGAAAGAGACGTCCCTGAGTGAAAAGGGACTGAAAGCCGGATCGGTGGGCCTGATCGGCGCCGTCGTGATCGGTGTCTCCTGCATCGCCCCCGCCTATACCCTTACCGCGGCCCTTGGCCCCACCGTGTCCGAGGTTGGCGTGCATCTGCCCGCCATCTTCCTGGTGGGCTTCATCCCCATGCTGCTGGTGGCGCTCGGTTACCGCGAACTTAACAACGCAATGCCCGACGCCGGAACTTCCTTCACGTGGGCCACCCGCGCCTTTGGTCCGTGGATCGGTTGGATGGGTGGCTGGGGGCTGATCGCGGCCACCATCATCGTGCTATCCAACCTTGCCGCGGTGGCCGTGGACTTCTTCTACCTGATGCTGGCGCAGATTTTCAGTAACCCGGCCTTGGGGGAGCTCAGCAAGATCCTGCCCCTGAACATCGCCACCACGCTGGTGTTCATCGCGTTGGCGTGCTGGATTTCCTACCGCGGCATGGAAACCACCAAGGGCGTGCAGTACGTGCTGGTGGCCTTCCAGTTGCTGGTGTTGGGCTGGTTCGCGGTCTCCGCATTCGCGCATGTTGCCAATGGCACGGCCTTCGACGCCACCGCCATTTCGCCCGACTGGTTCAACCCCTTCGCCGTGGATTCGTTCTCACAGTTTGCCGCTGGTGTGTCCCTCTCGATCTTCATTTACTGGGGCTGGGACGTCACGCTGACCATGAACGAGGAAACCAAGAACCCGGAGAAGACTCCCGGCCGCGCCGCCACCATCACTGTGCTGGTCATTGTGATCATATACATGACAGTTGCCTTGGCTACCCTGTCCTTCGCCGGTGTTGGCGAGACGGGACTGGGTGCCGGCAACCCGGAGAACCAGTCCAGCATTTTCGCCGTGCTTGCCGGCCCGGTCATGGGTCCGTTCGCAATTCTGATGTCTTTGGCCATCCTGAGCAGCTCCGCGGCGTCCCTGCAGTCCACGTTTGTTTCACCGGCCCGCACCATGCTGGCCATGGGCCACTACCGCGCTATCTCTCCCAAGTTCGGCAAGATCAGCCCCACCTACAAGTCGCCCAGTTTCGCGACCATCGCCGCTGCGATCGCTGCTGCTGGCTTTTACGTGATTACCCGGACGGTGTCCGAGAACGCGCTGTGGGACACCATCACGGCCCTGGGCATGATGATCTGCTTCTACTACGGCATCACGGCGCTGGCATGTGTTTGGTTCTTCCGGGCATCAGCGTTCAGCAGTGTCCGCGCGTTCTTCTTCAAGTTCCTGGCCCCGTTGCTGGGCGGTGTGATCCTGCTGGTCATGTTCGTCAAGACGGCCATGGACTCCATGGACCCGGAGTACGGCTCGGGCTCATCCGTGGGCGGCGTGGGCCTGGTGTTCGTGCTGGGCATGGGCGTGATCTTGCTCGGTGTGGTGGTGATGCTGGTGATGTACCGCCTGCGTCCCGAGTTCTTCAAGGGCAAGGTTCTGTAG
- a CDS encoding VOC family protein: protein MRLKMCSIHVKDPAAAHVFYTETLGFETLMAMPEYNLFIIKDPGAENSTSPGLLLEPSDNPIASNYMNALHESGLAAITFGVPDVQAEYERLLAAGVKFQGEPSEDPSGVSAVFDDGCGNFIQLHQD, encoded by the coding sequence ATGAGACTGAAAATGTGCAGCATCCACGTCAAGGACCCCGCAGCAGCCCACGTCTTTTACACGGAAACGCTGGGCTTCGAGACCCTGATGGCCATGCCCGAGTACAACCTGTTCATCATCAAGGACCCGGGCGCGGAGAACAGCACTTCGCCGGGGCTCCTGCTGGAACCCAGTGACAACCCCATCGCGTCCAACTACATGAATGCCCTGCATGAGTCCGGCCTGGCTGCCATCACCTTCGGAGTGCCCGATGTCCAGGCAGAGTATGAGCGTCTGCTCGCCGCCGGTGTGAAGTTCCAGGGCGAACCGTCCGAGGATCCCTCGGGGGTCAGTGCAGTGTTCGACGACGGCTGCGGCAACTTCATCCAGCTCCACCAGGACTGA
- a CDS encoding DUF5997 family protein produces MTSSNSQSMKPATVAKKLGIYLPATPQEFQDSSISREEFAELQANPPEWLVELRRNGPHPRPVVAHKLNISISGLARGGVEDALTTAEITELLQAPPQWLVTERATHAAVRSEAQRVKDEAAKKAATKEARDNAAAKRDAPKTSKRDHA; encoded by the coding sequence ATGACGTCCTCCAACTCCCAGTCCATGAAGCCGGCAACCGTTGCCAAGAAACTCGGCATCTACCTGCCCGCGACACCCCAGGAGTTCCAGGATTCGTCCATCTCCCGTGAAGAATTCGCAGAACTTCAGGCCAACCCGCCGGAGTGGCTGGTGGAGCTGCGCCGCAACGGCCCGCACCCGCGCCCGGTAGTCGCGCACAAGCTCAACATCTCCATCAGTGGCCTCGCCCGCGGCGGCGTTGAGGATGCACTCACGACGGCGGAAATCACCGAGCTGCTGCAGGCACCGCCGCAGTGGCTGGTCACCGAGCGAGCCACGCATGCTGCAGTACGTTCCGAAGCGCAGCGCGTCAAGGATGAAGCCGCCAAGAAGGCCGCCACGAAGGAAGCCCGGGACAACGCTGCTGCAAAGCGCGATGCTCCGAAGACTTCAAAGCGCGACCACGCGTAA
- a CDS encoding LysR family substrate-binding domain-containing protein, whose translation MPDAEESAETTEPLAGLRFAYVAGVTPGKWIRRWEERMPHFPLHSFMSDDAAQVSVLRDGLADLSFVRLPVDREGLNVIPLYEEQPVVVAPKGHEISVFEEVALDDLAEENFLDIDEMGGPDMALQVVASGAGLAILPMSVARHLNAKDTVMRRLTGAPTTQIGLAWIVGSDSPVIEEFIGIVRGRTAQSSRQPSAQQEKPKKAPKPDRRGGGPKKPAVAQRYAPNPDKGRGKGSRKKGKR comes from the coding sequence GTGCCAGACGCTGAAGAATCCGCCGAAACAACCGAACCCCTAGCCGGTCTCCGCTTCGCCTATGTGGCCGGTGTGACGCCTGGGAAGTGGATACGGCGGTGGGAAGAACGGATGCCCCACTTCCCCTTGCACTCGTTCATGTCCGACGACGCCGCTCAAGTTTCGGTGTTGCGTGACGGTTTGGCTGACCTCAGCTTTGTTCGGTTGCCCGTGGACCGCGAGGGCCTGAACGTCATCCCCCTGTATGAAGAGCAGCCCGTCGTGGTGGCACCCAAAGGACACGAGATCTCAGTGTTTGAGGAAGTGGCACTGGATGATCTCGCCGAGGAAAACTTCCTGGACATCGACGAGATGGGCGGGCCGGACATGGCCCTCCAGGTGGTTGCTTCCGGTGCAGGGCTGGCCATTCTGCCGATGTCCGTGGCGCGACACCTGAATGCTAAAGACACTGTCATGCGCCGCTTGACCGGGGCTCCCACCACTCAGATCGGCCTTGCCTGGATTGTTGGAAGCGACAGTCCAGTGATTGAAGAATTCATTGGCATAGTGCGTGGGCGGACAGCCCAGAGTTCACGCCAGCCTTCCGCCCAGCAGGAGAAGCCCAAGAAGGCACCCAAGCCGGATCGTCGCGGCGGAGGGCCCAAGAAGCCTGCGGTCGCGCAGCGCTACGCCCCGAATCCGGACAAGGGCCGCGGCAAGGGTTCCCGCAAAAAGGGCAAGCGCTGA
- a CDS encoding GntR family transcriptional regulator, giving the protein MAGVDQEKSEHVGLDSARARVRMRVPSVAERVAEELRYQLAEGFLVPGAKLTEATIAEDLGVSRNTVREAFAELAGERLLLRQPNKGVFVATLEAGDIHDVYTVRRAIEVSSIRAGGSPERIAAVRAAVEEGKRAESANDNAGLGSANQHFHGAIVALAESNRLNTIMAQILAEMRLYFHKATMNAHFYSDWLKENEQICSALESGELERAGDLLLAYLNRSEQQQTAIHGE; this is encoded by the coding sequence ATGGCCGGTGTAGATCAGGAAAAAAGCGAACACGTTGGCCTTGATAGCGCCCGGGCTCGCGTCCGGATGAGGGTTCCATCCGTAGCTGAAAGAGTTGCCGAGGAACTGCGCTATCAATTGGCCGAGGGCTTCCTGGTGCCGGGTGCCAAACTCACCGAAGCCACTATTGCCGAGGATCTGGGAGTATCCCGGAACACCGTCCGCGAAGCATTCGCCGAGCTTGCCGGTGAGCGGCTGCTCCTCCGGCAGCCCAATAAGGGTGTCTTTGTTGCCACTCTCGAAGCAGGCGACATCCACGATGTTTATACGGTTCGCCGGGCAATAGAGGTCAGCTCAATCCGCGCGGGTGGTTCGCCGGAGCGGATCGCCGCCGTCAGGGCCGCCGTCGAGGAAGGCAAGCGGGCAGAGTCCGCCAACGACAACGCAGGCCTGGGCAGCGCAAACCAGCATTTCCATGGGGCAATTGTGGCCCTCGCGGAGAGCAACCGCTTGAACACGATCATGGCGCAGATCCTGGCCGAGATGCGGCTCTACTTCCACAAAGCCACCATGAACGCCCACTTCTACAGTGATTGGCTGAAGGAAAACGAGCAGATCTGCTCAGCGTTGGAGTCCGGGGAATTGGAAAGGGCCGGGGACCTACTCCTGGCCTACCTCAACCGTTCAGAGCAGCAGCAAACCGCCATCCACGGCGAATAG
- a CDS encoding LamB/YcsF family protein → MAIIDLNSDVGESFGRWTLGDDAAMFESVSSANVACGFHAGDPSVIRSTCEKAAKAGVVIGAHVGYRDLAGFGRRFMDIDPTELADDVVYQIGALQALAATTGARVQYVKPHGGLYNAIVKHTAQARAVVDAVKSVDPNLPILGLPGSEVLRLAEEAGLRGVSEAFADRAYNPDGTLVSRSQPGAVLHDPAEVAQHVLRMATEQTVKTIDGSILNIRAESICVHGDSPGAVAMATAVKSALGDAGVTVGSFL, encoded by the coding sequence ATGGCAATCATCGATCTGAACAGCGACGTCGGAGAGTCTTTCGGGCGCTGGACACTCGGTGATGACGCGGCCATGTTTGAGTCGGTGTCCAGTGCCAACGTTGCCTGCGGATTCCACGCCGGTGACCCAAGCGTCATCCGCAGCACCTGCGAAAAGGCGGCCAAGGCCGGCGTCGTTATTGGCGCCCATGTTGGTTACCGCGACCTCGCGGGATTTGGCCGCCGCTTCATGGACATCGATCCCACGGAACTGGCTGACGACGTGGTGTATCAGATCGGGGCTCTCCAGGCCCTGGCGGCCACTACGGGAGCCCGTGTCCAGTACGTCAAGCCCCACGGTGGCCTCTACAACGCGATCGTGAAGCACACCGCACAGGCACGCGCCGTCGTCGATGCTGTGAAGTCGGTTGACCCCAACCTTCCGATCCTTGGCCTCCCCGGTTCCGAGGTACTGCGTCTGGCGGAGGAAGCCGGCCTTCGGGGCGTTTCCGAGGCGTTCGCGGACCGAGCCTACAACCCGGACGGCACGCTGGTTTCCCGTTCACAACCGGGCGCCGTTCTCCACGATCCCGCCGAAGTGGCCCAACACGTCCTTCGGATGGCTACCGAACAAACCGTCAAAACCATTGACGGTTCCATCCTGAATATCCGCGCAGAGAGCATCTGCGTGCATGGTGACTCACCCGGAGCCGTTGCGATGGCAACCGCTGTGAAGTCCGCTCTGGGCGATGCCGGCGTTACCGTCGGCTCGTTCCTCTAG
- a CDS encoding MFS transporter — protein MTSTNNAAKAATRKPPPGAIKAYVASLTGTSLEYYDFAIYSVASALVFPKIFFPGNDEFVALLLSFSAFAVGYLARPIGGVIFGRLGDKIGRKYVLVFTLVLIGVATVLIGALPDYSVIGVAAPTILVLLRLAQGIGVGGEWGGAVLLSSEFGDPNKRGFWSSAAQIGPPAGNLMANGVLAILAASLSEEAFLSWGWRVAFLASALLVVFGLIIRLKLEETPVFKAIQAHGDRPKAPIKEVFTTQPKALVAAALSRVCPDILYALFTVFVAVYATKELGMTTGNVLSAILIGSAFQLFLIPAAGALTDRFNRRWVYGIAAAATAAYIPLFFLMIQGKSVAMLTVGTVIGLALHAFMYGPQAAFITEQFPARLRYAGSSLAYTLAGVIGGAVAPIIFTALYGAAGGGWYLIAVYILVAAVVTIVGMLLGRDPKPEEDVRLMQGTHAQPAA, from the coding sequence ATGACCAGCACCAACAATGCAGCCAAGGCAGCGACAAGGAAGCCACCGCCCGGTGCCATTAAGGCGTACGTAGCCAGCCTCACCGGAACGTCGCTGGAGTACTACGACTTCGCTATCTACTCGGTGGCCTCGGCCCTGGTATTCCCCAAGATCTTCTTCCCGGGCAATGACGAATTTGTCGCGCTGCTGCTCTCCTTCTCAGCGTTCGCCGTGGGCTACCTTGCCCGTCCGATTGGTGGCGTCATCTTCGGCCGTCTTGGTGACAAGATCGGCCGTAAGTATGTCCTGGTGTTCACGCTCGTCCTGATCGGCGTGGCCACGGTCCTCATCGGTGCGCTGCCGGATTACTCAGTGATCGGCGTCGCGGCCCCCACCATTCTTGTTTTGCTGCGTTTGGCACAGGGCATTGGCGTGGGCGGCGAGTGGGGCGGTGCAGTGCTGCTGTCCAGTGAATTCGGCGACCCCAACAAGCGAGGCTTCTGGTCTTCCGCGGCCCAGATCGGCCCGCCGGCCGGCAACCTCATGGCCAACGGTGTTCTCGCCATTCTCGCCGCTTCCCTGAGTGAAGAGGCCTTCCTCTCCTGGGGCTGGCGCGTAGCCTTCCTGGCTTCCGCACTCCTGGTGGTCTTCGGTCTGATCATCCGGCTCAAGCTTGAGGAAACCCCTGTCTTCAAGGCCATCCAGGCCCACGGGGATCGCCCCAAGGCTCCCATCAAGGAAGTGTTCACTACCCAGCCCAAGGCTTTGGTGGCAGCAGCGCTTTCCCGTGTTTGCCCTGACATCCTTTACGCGCTGTTCACCGTGTTTGTGGCGGTTTATGCCACCAAGGAACTGGGCATGACCACCGGCAACGTCCTGTCTGCCATCTTGATCGGCTCCGCATTCCAGCTCTTCCTGATCCCCGCGGCCGGGGCGCTGACGGACCGTTTCAACCGTCGCTGGGTTTACGGAATCGCGGCAGCTGCCACAGCTGCTTACATTCCCTTGTTCTTCCTGATGATCCAGGGCAAGTCCGTAGCCATGCTGACAGTCGGCACCGTGATCGGCCTGGCACTGCACGCTTTCATGTACGGCCCCCAGGCGGCCTTCATCACCGAGCAGTTCCCGGCCAGGCTCCGCTACGCCGGCAGCTCCCTGGCTTACACCCTGGCTGGCGTCATTGGTGGAGCCGTTGCTCCCATCATCTTCACCGCACTGTACGGCGCTGCGGGTGGTGGCTGGTACCTGATCGCCGTCTACATCCTGGTGGCCGCCGTTGTCACCATTGTGGGCATGCTCCTCGGCCGCGACCCCAAGCCGGAAGAAGATGTCCGACTCATGCAGGGGACGCACGCTCAGCCGGCGGCGTAA
- a CDS encoding 5-oxoprolinase/urea amidolyase family protein, whose translation METVMHTATAKRVRSVRPVGTRAVLAELDGLQDVLALQDMLNKSPLPGQVDVLAAAETVMVVGESAAATRAIGARLMELELFAPEVTDSGLVVIDTVYDGDDLADVAELTGLSLEGVVAAHTGQVWTVAFAGFAPGFGYMVGENEALTVPRRSSPRTAVPAGSVALGGQYSAVYPRRSPGGWQLIGRTGARMWDLDRAQPALVRPGDRVQYRAVREVVTASDSPVGEPDKEHHTESGLRILNPGAQSLIQDLGRRGYGPLGVSAAGALDRASLRRANRLVGNASSAAAIESVNGGLTVEAVGDQVIAVTGAPVALTVGSPSWVESDDGDVRSGATRTVPMAAPFALLDGEVLTLGAPESGFRNYVAIRGGVDVPEVLGSRSADTMSGIGPAPLVIRQVLKVGHHTASTAVGAPELQPDFPGTGVTVLDVVPGPRADWFNQDALDSLCAQEWLVTPQSNRVGMRLDGTPLKRTREGELPSEGTMAGALQIPPAGLPVLFLADHPITGGYPVIGVVRDEHLDLAAQVPIGGKIRFRLVPDSPSFTTTKTPEK comes from the coding sequence ATGGAAACCGTGATGCACACAGCCACAGCCAAGAGGGTTCGCTCCGTCAGGCCCGTCGGCACCCGCGCCGTGCTGGCCGAATTGGATGGCCTGCAGGATGTCCTCGCGCTGCAGGACATGCTCAACAAGTCCCCGCTTCCCGGCCAAGTGGACGTTCTCGCCGCCGCGGAGACGGTGATGGTGGTTGGCGAGTCCGCGGCCGCCACCCGCGCCATCGGCGCACGGCTCATGGAGTTGGAACTGTTTGCTCCGGAGGTCACTGACTCCGGGCTGGTGGTCATCGATACCGTGTACGACGGCGACGACCTCGCCGATGTCGCGGAGCTCACCGGACTGAGCCTGGAGGGCGTCGTCGCGGCGCACACGGGCCAGGTCTGGACCGTAGCCTTTGCCGGCTTCGCACCAGGCTTCGGTTACATGGTGGGTGAAAACGAGGCCCTCACGGTTCCACGGCGCTCTTCCCCGCGTACAGCCGTTCCTGCTGGTTCGGTGGCTCTCGGTGGACAGTATTCCGCGGTCTACCCCCGCCGGTCGCCGGGCGGTTGGCAGCTGATCGGCCGGACCGGCGCACGGATGTGGGATCTTGACCGTGCCCAGCCAGCACTTGTCCGCCCCGGGGATCGGGTTCAGTACCGCGCGGTCCGCGAGGTTGTGACGGCTAGTGATTCTCCAGTGGGCGAACCTGACAAGGAGCACCACACTGAGTCCGGACTAAGGATTCTCAATCCGGGTGCACAGAGCCTGATCCAGGACCTCGGCCGCCGGGGTTACGGTCCATTGGGCGTCTCTGCCGCCGGGGCCCTGGACAGGGCTTCCCTGCGACGGGCCAACCGATTGGTGGGGAACGCTTCCTCAGCTGCGGCCATCGAATCCGTCAATGGCGGGCTCACCGTGGAAGCTGTAGGCGACCAAGTGATTGCTGTGACAGGTGCGCCGGTAGCGCTGACTGTCGGGTCGCCGTCGTGGGTTGAGTCCGACGACGGCGACGTCCGGTCGGGTGCGACGCGGACCGTCCCCATGGCCGCACCGTTCGCGTTGCTCGACGGCGAAGTGCTCACCTTGGGCGCTCCCGAGTCGGGGTTCCGGAACTACGTGGCGATCCGTGGCGGCGTTGATGTGCCGGAGGTCTTGGGTAGCCGCTCGGCGGACACCATGAGTGGAATCGGGCCGGCACCATTGGTCATCAGGCAGGTCCTCAAGGTCGGGCACCACACGGCGTCCACAGCGGTGGGGGCCCCCGAGCTGCAGCCCGACTTCCCCGGCACTGGCGTCACGGTACTGGACGTTGTCCCCGGGCCGCGTGCCGACTGGTTCAACCAAGACGCCCTGGATTCTCTCTGCGCGCAGGAGTGGCTGGTCACCCCGCAGTCCAACCGGGTGGGCATGCGTCTGGATGGCACACCGTTGAAGCGCACACGGGAAGGCGAACTCCCCAGCGAGGGGACCATGGCCGGTGCCCTGCAGATTCCGCCCGCCGGTTTGCCCGTCCTGTTCCTGGCCGATCACCCCATCACTGGCGGTTACCCGGTGATCGGAGTGGTTCGTGACGAACACCTTGATCTCGCCGCGCAGGTTCCCATTGGTGGAAAGATCCGCTTCCGGCTCGTCCCGGATTCCCCCAGCTTCACCACAACGAAGACCCCAGAGAAGTGA
- a CDS encoding acetyl/propionyl/methylcrotonyl-CoA carboxylase subunit alpha, translating into MRKVLIANRGEIAVRVARACDDAGILSVAVYADIDADAMHVGAADEAYSLDGNSPAETYLNMGKLLAVAEKSGADAVHPGYGFLSENADFAQAVLDAGLEWIGPSPESIRQLGNKITAREIAVRAGAPLVAGSDGPVSSAAEARAFAEEHGLPLAIKAAFGGGGRGLKVVRELAEVEEAFDSAVREAVAAFGRGECFVEQYLDRPRHVEAQIVADKLGNVVVVGTRDCSLQRRHQKLVEEAPAPFLSDEQRQRIYEGSKAIVREAGYYGAGTVEFLVSADGAVAFLEVNTRLQVEHPITEETAGIDLVQEQFRIAAGLPLSITEDPVARGHSFEFRINAEDVGRGFLPSPGTVASFEAPTGPGIRLDTGVRSGSYVAPQFDSLLAKLIVTGADRQQALRRARRALAEINITGLATVLPFHRAVLESEDFTSVAGLNIHTRWIETDFADQIPVDPEYSVVAPEGKRRTITVDVDGKRLAVGLPADLLDGWARSGQGLPAASDVTGLPGSDTSADSPAESALVSSMSGTVVKWLVEPGANVAAGDPLVVLEAMKMETQVPAHRAGTLSEVLSAPGGVVTAGAVLAHIE; encoded by the coding sequence ATGCGCAAGGTCCTGATCGCGAACCGTGGCGAAATTGCCGTCCGCGTTGCCCGAGCCTGTGACGACGCTGGCATCCTGTCCGTCGCCGTCTACGCAGACATCGATGCCGATGCCATGCACGTTGGCGCTGCCGACGAAGCCTACAGCCTGGACGGAAACTCGCCGGCTGAGACGTACTTGAACATGGGAAAGCTGCTTGCCGTTGCGGAAAAGTCCGGCGCGGATGCCGTCCACCCCGGGTACGGTTTCCTGTCCGAGAATGCGGACTTTGCACAAGCAGTGCTCGACGCCGGACTTGAGTGGATCGGTCCGTCACCGGAGTCGATTCGTCAGTTGGGCAACAAGATCACGGCCCGCGAAATCGCCGTCCGCGCCGGAGCTCCCTTGGTTGCGGGCAGTGATGGCCCCGTTTCCTCCGCCGCGGAGGCCCGGGCTTTTGCCGAGGAACATGGACTCCCGCTGGCCATTAAGGCTGCGTTTGGTGGTGGTGGCCGCGGATTGAAGGTGGTCCGGGAGCTCGCCGAGGTTGAGGAAGCGTTTGACTCCGCAGTCCGCGAAGCTGTTGCTGCCTTTGGCCGTGGCGAGTGCTTCGTGGAGCAGTACCTTGACCGCCCACGGCATGTGGAAGCCCAGATCGTTGCAGACAAACTCGGCAACGTGGTTGTGGTGGGCACCCGCGATTGCTCCCTCCAGCGCCGTCACCAGAAGCTGGTGGAAGAGGCTCCGGCTCCGTTCTTGAGCGATGAACAGCGGCAGCGAATCTACGAGGGCTCCAAGGCCATTGTTCGCGAAGCCGGCTACTACGGGGCCGGAACGGTGGAATTCCTGGTGTCCGCCGATGGCGCCGTGGCGTTCCTCGAGGTCAACACGCGCCTCCAGGTTGAGCATCCCATCACAGAGGAAACTGCCGGGATTGACCTGGTGCAGGAGCAGTTCCGGATTGCCGCCGGTTTGCCGCTGAGCATCACCGAGGATCCGGTGGCGCGGGGTCATTCCTTTGAGTTCCGCATCAACGCCGAGGATGTGGGCCGCGGGTTCTTGCCGTCCCCGGGCACAGTAGCTTCTTTTGAGGCTCCTACAGGGCCGGGCATCCGATTGGACACCGGAGTCCGGTCCGGCTCATACGTGGCGCCGCAGTTCGACTCCCTGTTGGCCAAACTCATCGTCACCGGAGCGGACAGGCAGCAGGCCCTGCGCCGTGCGCGCCGTGCCCTGGCCGAAATTAACATCACGGGGCTGGCCACTGTCCTGCCGTTCCACAGGGCTGTTCTGGAGTCCGAGGACTTCACCTCAGTTGCCGGCTTGAACATCCACACCCGCTGGATAGAGACCGACTTCGCAGACCAGATTCCCGTGGATCCCGAATACAGCGTGGTTGCTCCGGAAGGGAAGCGGCGGACCATCACCGTTGACGTGGACGGCAAACGCCTGGCTGTTGGACTTCCGGCAGACCTTTTGGATGGCTGGGCTCGATCCGGCCAAGGACTGCCGGCTGCCTCGGACGTGACGGGGCTGCCCGGCTCTGACACCAGTGCAGACTCACCAGCCGAGTCGGCCTTGGTCTCCAGCATGTCCGGCACAGTGGTGAAGTGGCTCGTTGAACCGGGCGCCAACGTAGCGGCAGGTGATCCTTTGGTGGTCCTGGAAGCCATGAAAATGGAAACCCAGGTCCCCGCCCATCGTGCAGGCACCCTCTCAGAGGTCCTGTCCGCGCCCGGCGGCGTGGTTACGGCCGGGGCTGTGCTGGCCCACATCGAGTAA
- a CDS encoding D-arabinono-1,4-lactone oxidase yields the protein MKNWAGNLEYSSADVQRPSTVDELRGLVADATRIKALGSRHSFNTVADTDGTHILLDALPQEVVLDTAKSTVKVSGGISYGALGRALEEQGYAIHNLASLPHISVAGAIQTGTHGSGVNNPSLAAAVVSVDLVRASGELVTLTADDDEFLASVVGMGALGIVTGLELAVRPSYEVRQRVLTNLSWDGALANFQAIASSAYSVSFFTDYTGDTIPQVWLKALDTEAALPDLFGATPATAAMHPLPDMSAENCTEQLDVAGKWLDRLPHFRHEFTPSNGEELQSEFLLPLDQAPAALQAVRELAQKLAPLLFVSEIRTVAADEFWLSPFYQQQSVALHFTWKPMQPEVEAVLPELEEALRPFGARPHWGKLFTPGLYDFASLYPRFEDFRALVQANDPSGKFRNGLLDSVLGVTVTS from the coding sequence ATGAAGAACTGGGCAGGAAATCTTGAGTACTCGTCTGCGGACGTCCAGCGGCCCAGCACCGTGGATGAGCTGCGCGGGCTTGTAGCTGATGCCACCCGGATTAAGGCCCTCGGTTCCCGGCACTCGTTCAACACTGTTGCCGACACCGATGGAACCCACATCCTGCTCGATGCCCTCCCCCAAGAGGTTGTTCTGGACACCGCCAAAAGCACAGTCAAGGTCAGCGGCGGCATCAGCTACGGCGCTTTGGGGCGAGCCCTTGAGGAACAGGGCTACGCCATCCACAACCTCGCTTCCCTCCCGCACATCTCCGTGGCGGGCGCCATCCAGACCGGCACGCACGGCAGTGGAGTCAACAACCCCTCCTTGGCTGCCGCCGTCGTCAGCGTTGATCTGGTGCGCGCCTCCGGCGAGCTGGTGACCCTCACAGCGGACGACGACGAATTCCTCGCCAGCGTTGTGGGGATGGGCGCACTTGGCATTGTCACAGGGCTGGAACTCGCGGTCCGGCCGAGCTATGAGGTCCGGCAACGTGTGCTCACCAACCTGTCGTGGGATGGTGCGTTGGCGAACTTCCAGGCCATCGCATCCAGTGCCTACAGCGTCAGCTTCTTCACGGACTACACGGGCGATACCATCCCGCAGGTCTGGCTCAAGGCCCTGGATACCGAGGCGGCGCTGCCGGATCTGTTCGGAGCAACCCCCGCGACGGCGGCCATGCACCCCCTGCCGGACATGTCCGCTGAGAACTGCACCGAGCAGTTGGACGTGGCAGGGAAATGGCTGGACCGCTTGCCGCACTTCCGCCATGAATTCACGCCAAGCAACGGCGAGGAACTGCAGAGCGAATTCCTCCTGCCCCTGGACCAGGCGCCCGCCGCGCTGCAGGCTGTCCGGGAACTCGCCCAGAAGCTCGCGCCGCTCCTGTTCGTCTCTGAAATCCGCACTGTGGCAGCAGATGAGTTCTGGCTCAGCCCGTTCTACCAGCAGCAAAGCGTGGCGCTCCACTTCACGTGGAAGCCCATGCAGCCCGAGGTTGAAGCGGTCCTTCCCGAGCTTGAGGAGGCCCTGCGTCCATTTGGTGCCCGTCCGCACTGGGGCAAGCTCTTTACGCCCGGCCTGTATGACTTCGCTTCTTTGTATCCGCGGTTCGAGGACTTCCGTGCCCTGGTTCAGGCCAATGACCCTTCGGGCAAGTTCCGGAACGGCTTGCTGGACAGCGTGCTGGGCGTTACGGTTACGTCCTAG